A window of the Comamonas sp. Y33R10-2 genome harbors these coding sequences:
- a CDS encoding amino acid ABC transporter permease: protein MNLNLDWSFFSWDLYTNFVAKGLVFSLTLTVIATLGGILFGTLLALMRLSGKKWLEVPAVIYVNGMRSIPLVMVILWFFLLMPMIIGKPIGAETSAIITFVAFEAAYFSEIMRAGIQSIPRGQVHAGQAMGMTYGQNMRLVVLPQAFRNMLPVLLTQTIILFQDTSLVYAIGAYDMLKGFEIAGKNYGRPIESYLAAAATYFVICFALSWIVKQLHKKIAIIR from the coding sequence ATGAATCTCAACCTCGACTGGTCGTTTTTCTCTTGGGATCTTTACACCAATTTTGTGGCCAAGGGCCTGGTGTTCAGCTTGACCCTGACAGTGATTGCCACACTGGGCGGCATTCTCTTTGGTACGTTGCTGGCGCTGATGCGTTTGTCGGGCAAGAAGTGGCTGGAAGTTCCGGCTGTAATCTATGTCAACGGCATGCGCTCCATCCCGCTGGTGATGGTGATTTTGTGGTTCTTCCTGCTGATGCCAATGATCATTGGCAAGCCTATCGGCGCAGAAACTTCGGCCATCATTACCTTTGTGGCGTTTGAGGCGGCGTATTTCTCTGAAATCATGCGCGCCGGTATCCAGTCCATTCCACGCGGTCAGGTCCATGCGGGTCAAGCTATGGGTATGACCTACGGCCAGAACATGCGTCTGGTGGTGCTGCCTCAAGCCTTCCGCAACATGCTGCCCGTGCTGCTGACACAGACCATCATCTTGTTCCAAGATACCTCGCTGGTCTATGCCATTGGCGCCTACGACATGCTCAAGGGCTTCGAGATTGCGGGTAAGAACTACGGTCGCCCTATCGAGTCCTATCTGGCAGCCGCCGCGACTTATTTTGTGATCTGCTTTGCACTGTCGTGGATCGTCAAGCAGTTGCATAAAAAAATAGCGATTATTCGATGA
- a CDS encoding transporter substrate-binding domain-containing protein: protein MKKQLLAIAVTALAAGTVFAQANDTLAKIKSSGSVTLGVRESSGLGYTLGNGKYVGFHTEMGERILKDVQKQLGLTALEVKYQPVTSQNRVPLVQNGTVDIECGSTTNNTARQKDAAFAVTTYVEEVRIATRANSGITSIKDLNGKTIVTTTGTTSVQTLRKNKRADGLTFKEVMGKDHADSFLMLETGRADAFIMDGSILAANISKSKAPADYKVVGEVLSVEPIACMMRKDDPAFKKAVDESIVRQIKDGSLTKLYDKWFMQPIPPNNVKVGLPLSAATKDAWAHPNDKPMEAYEVK, encoded by the coding sequence ATGAAGAAGCAATTGTTAGCCATCGCAGTAACCGCACTGGCCGCTGGTACCGTGTTTGCACAGGCCAACGACACACTGGCCAAGATCAAGTCTTCGGGCAGCGTCACTCTGGGCGTGCGTGAGTCGTCCGGTCTGGGCTATACCCTTGGCAACGGCAAATACGTGGGCTTCCACACCGAAATGGGCGAGCGCATTCTGAAGGACGTTCAGAAACAATTGGGTTTGACAGCTTTGGAAGTGAAGTACCAGCCTGTGACCTCGCAAAACCGTGTTCCTTTGGTGCAAAACGGCACCGTGGACATCGAGTGCGGCTCCACTACTAACAATACAGCTCGTCAGAAAGACGCAGCTTTTGCTGTCACCACATATGTGGAAGAAGTGCGCATTGCTACACGTGCAAACTCCGGCATTACCAGCATTAAAGATCTGAACGGTAAGACCATCGTCACAACGACTGGTACTACTTCCGTGCAGACCCTGCGCAAGAACAAGCGCGCTGATGGCCTGACTTTCAAGGAAGTTATGGGCAAGGACCATGCGGACAGCTTCTTGATGCTGGAAACCGGTCGTGCCGACGCCTTCATCATGGACGGCTCCATCTTGGCTGCCAACATCTCCAAGTCCAAGGCTCCGGCCGACTACAAGGTTGTGGGCGAAGTGCTGTCGGTGGAACCCATCGCCTGCATGATGCGCAAGGATGACCCTGCTTTCAAGAAAGCTGTGGACGAATCCATCGTGCGTCAGATTAAGGATGGCTCTTTGACCAAGCTGTATGACAAGTGGTTCATGCAACCTATCCCACCGAACAATGTGAAGGTTGGCTTGCCTTTGTCGGCTGCAACTAAGGATGCATGGGCGCACCCCAATGACAAGCCCATGGAAGCTTACGAAGTTAAATAA
- a CDS encoding LysR substrate-binding domain-containing protein: METKWLEDFVSLAETRSFSRSAQLRHVTQPAFSRRIQALEAWAGADLVDRSSYPTRLTPAGKTMYEQALEVLQSLQSTRSMLRAHVSAGKGMVGFAVPHTLAFTFFPNWVSAVHEKFGPFRSRLFALNVHDAVMRLVEGGCDLLIAYYHSSQPFQLDPARYEMVSLGHEVLAAYSKPDADGNPIFTLPGQQGQPLPYLGYAAGAYLGRVTELILKESSEAVHLERVYETDMAEGLKAMALEGHGVAFLPYSAVRGDLEAGRLVRAVPEGMNGFQMDMEVRAYREKPQGDAPQGGAAALWAFLKEQSETANGDVKAV, translated from the coding sequence ATGGAAACCAAATGGCTTGAAGATTTTGTCAGCCTTGCTGAAACGCGCAGTTTCAGCCGCTCGGCCCAGTTGCGCCACGTTACGCAGCCCGCTTTTTCACGCCGCATTCAGGCGCTGGAGGCTTGGGCGGGAGCGGATCTGGTTGACCGCAGCTCCTACCCCACTCGCCTGACACCTGCAGGCAAGACCATGTATGAGCAGGCGCTAGAAGTACTGCAGTCCCTGCAAAGCACTCGCTCCATGCTGCGCGCTCATGTCAGCGCGGGCAAGGGTATGGTGGGCTTTGCTGTGCCACATACATTGGCGTTTACCTTTTTCCCCAATTGGGTCTCAGCGGTACACGAGAAATTTGGGCCGTTCCGCAGCCGCTTGTTTGCGCTCAATGTGCATGATGCGGTGATGCGATTGGTTGAAGGCGGTTGTGATCTGCTGATTGCGTACTACCACTCTTCCCAGCCATTTCAGCTCGACCCTGCGCGCTATGAAATGGTCAGCTTGGGCCATGAGGTGCTGGCTGCCTATTCCAAGCCTGACGCGGATGGCAACCCCATTTTTACGCTGCCGGGCCAACAAGGCCAGCCTTTGCCTTATTTGGGCTATGCCGCAGGTGCATATTTGGGCCGTGTGACGGAGCTGATTCTTAAAGAGTCTTCTGAGGCCGTTCACCTTGAGCGCGTCTATGAAACCGATATGGCCGAAGGCCTCAAGGCCATGGCGCTTGAAGGCCATGGCGTTGCTTTCTTGCCTTACAGCGCAGTGCGAGGCGATCTTGAGGCGGGCCGTTTGGTGCGAGCTGTGCCAGAGGGCATGAACGGCTTTCAAATGGACATGGAAGTGCGTGCCTACCGTGAAAAGCCTCAGGGTGATGCGCCTCAGGGTGGGGCGGCTGCACTTTGGGCCTTCTTGAAGGAACAAAGCGAGACAGCCAACGGTGACGTTAAAGCGGTATAG
- a CDS encoding amino acid ABC transporter permease, translating into MSWDWQVFCQDTITQEVGQSCFGKNGDITYLDWMMSAWGWTVSVALLSLVIALVLGAVIGTLRTLPDRPWIVRLGNAWVELFRNIPLLVQVFIWYHVIPAMVPALKSLPGFVLVVFAIGFFTSARIAEQVRSGIQALPRGQRYAGLAVGFTTFQTYRYVLLPMAFRIIIPPLTSEAMNVFKNSSVAFAVSVAELTMFAMQAQEETARGVEVYLAVTALYMISAFVINRIMAFIEKRSRVPGLITASGGGH; encoded by the coding sequence ATGAGTTGGGATTGGCAGGTGTTCTGTCAGGACACCATTACCCAAGAGGTCGGGCAGAGCTGTTTTGGTAAAAACGGCGACATCACCTACTTGGATTGGATGATGTCCGCCTGGGGCTGGACAGTGTCAGTGGCTTTGCTGTCGCTGGTGATTGCACTGGTCTTGGGCGCTGTGATTGGTACTTTGCGTACTTTGCCTGATCGCCCGTGGATCGTGCGCCTAGGCAACGCCTGGGTGGAGCTGTTCCGCAATATTCCTTTGCTGGTTCAGGTGTTCATCTGGTATCACGTGATTCCGGCCATGGTGCCTGCGCTGAAGTCATTACCTGGCTTTGTGCTGGTGGTGTTTGCGATTGGCTTTTTTACGTCGGCGCGTATTGCAGAGCAAGTGCGTTCAGGCATTCAAGCTTTGCCGCGTGGCCAGCGCTATGCGGGTTTGGCAGTGGGCTTTACTACGTTCCAAACCTATCGCTATGTGCTGCTGCCAATGGCGTTTCGCATCATCATTCCGCCGCTGACTAGCGAAGCGATGAATGTGTTCAAAAATTCTTCCGTAGCGTTTGCTGTGTCGGTGGCTGAACTGACCATGTTCGCCATGCAGGCACAGGAAGAAACTGCGCGTGGCGTTGAGGTCTACCTTGCTGTCACGGCTCTGTATATGATTTCCGCCTTCGTCATTAACCGCATCATGGCTTTTATTGAGAAGCGCTCACGCGTTCCCGGCCTGATTACAGCTAGCGGTGGAGGCCATTGA